The genomic segment CGTGGGCGGAGAGCGACGGCGGGGATCGCTTGCTGCGTTCTGATAAGAGGAAGACGGGGAAAAAACACGGCGGCTCGGGAGAGAAGACGGCGCGGATAGAAATCACCTCAGAAAGCTGAAGGAGGGAGGGTTATTAGAGCTGTACCTTACCTCAAAGTTTTCTTAGTATGTGGAAATGGTGAACCTTTAAACTTAAAATTGTTATGATATGCAAAGAAATTagtttagagaaaaaaaagttaccaaattattattattgttattattattattattactaccattgtttttgtttgactcGAGTACACAGCGTTCACTTTGCTGTTACGGGACATTTAGACTCCATTGTGAACCTTGAGGGGAAAATGGGCATCTATATAATTCATTTTCCACCATTGACTCCCAGGCACAAGATTTCACTACACTCTAAATGTGTAAGCACCACTGAACActacagaaacaccacaacactACACCGAATAGAGCAAAATGTTTTTCCTTGCTTAGTTGATGTTAGGCTTAGATCCAAACATAACCGACATCGAATCATCACCGGGACCCCCGGGGTTCAAGTATTTGTTGATCCTTTTTGAGCGTTTTTTTAACGTAGAGATTTATTATTTGGATTTCCCCTCATGCTCCATCTTTTACTGAGCAAGTCAAACTTTAAACGAGTCTTCCTGAAACAAATCATTAAGTTGGTAATTATAGTCGAGTCGCTGTCAGCAGAGAGAGGTTCTGTCAGCGAGTCGATAGAAAACATTTAAATGCAAAACACCATACTATTGTGCATATTTCTAATATCCTTATACTCTATTTccaaatgtggctgttttttggcttttgttttgttttctttttggttcCAAAGATTTGTAGAAAGCACATTTTTCTGcttatatgtataaatatattatctttgttattgttattaccaTGACCCTTGATAATCCTATTGCTGTCTTTTTGTTACTTTGGTTCACGCTCTATTTTTCTATCTGTAAAAGTTGTTGTTCCTTCTGTAGTAAGGTGCGAGTTTGATTTCATTCGTCCGGCTTGGCTTGTTTTTGCTTTAACGTTCTCGAGCTGAGGGGAAGACCTGAGTCGTTACAGCCAGGGGAAAATAAGGAATGCATGTAACACTAccaaactgtttttgttttctctcagtcAAATATTCAGTCCatgcttttttcatttgttttgttttgctgttggtTAATGATGATAGGGTCTGCTAGCATGAGATTTAATTGTACTTCAGAATATACAGGAACGGCTGAAAACATTGGgccttatatatatattttttttcatgtccaTAGTTTACAGGTGACTGAGCCCTTTGGAATGAATGAGCACAGGCCTGTGGCACTTCTCAAGGGTTGAAGCCAATTACTTTCTTCTTTTATTcagtttgtcattttgtttttgtttttttaaaggagacTCCTTGCATTTCAATGCTGAAATCTGTCAGTTTGGCCGGTGTGGCCGCTCCAGGTTTGTTTGAAGATATACAGTAAAATGTCTATTACTCATACAAAAGTTAATATTCCGACATGGTTTAACACGGATAATGTCATTGTGGGATATGAGTACAAAGAAATACTAATGTTTAAAATGCTGCAAAGTTGTGTTTtctctttaacttttttttattattcagtaACTCATTTCATGGCTGCCTTTTGTGTTTACCACTTCTCACACACGAAAAACAGTTCTAGAGGTCAATAACATTATTTCTTCTCATAAATGTGCTGCTGTCGGGTTTTGTTGAAGTCattacatttgacttttttAATAGTTCCATATTACTACAGAATGTGCTCTGGACAACatggggagggagaaaaaagaaaacatgaaaacctaGCCAAAGATGCTAACGGTCCCTCCACTTTCTGGTCCCCAACTTGAGAAGTGCTACACAAAATGCACACAGACGGACTTACTTGAGCCACTGAAGGCATGGACAACCAGCATGAGAGATAGTACTTGtcgagtttaaaaaaaaaaaaaaaattgttttgcaTGATCTTGTGTCTTTCATATTCGACTTCTGAGCAGCAGAACCCAGTTGCGTTCTTCTTTACCACTAAACCCTACGGAGAATGCTAGGCAGCTAGCCGTTTGATGCTAACGTCAGGAGGCTAGTAAACGTTATGAAGAGCACAGCGCTGTTTGGCAAAGAAGGCCGGCTGACGGACAAAATGGCCGCTCCGAACACGAACGCGGGGCGGCTTCAGTTCCCTGTCACGGGTTTTCTTGTCATTGTATTATATTAGCTATGTGGTCATTCTTCATAGTCGCTATGGTTTCCAATGACCGGTCCTCCCCCTCTGTCATGTCTATATCCCCTTGACTGCCattatgttattttgttattgaatgtccatataaaatgttttatataaaaattgttttgttgtgattaagcattcagtttgttttcatttctgtttatttaGTAAACTGGACGTGCATTATTTTGTTTCCCATgttattatacacacacacacgcacacacactttgtgcCGGTATGAGTAGTTTGGTTGATTAATTTAAATGAAGAACCCATGTTATATATGCAGATGATATGAtgtatgctgttttttttttctctaaaatcCTAAAATGTTTCCAGTATCAGCATCTATAGGCTCATATTGATTACACACTAAAAGAGACTCAAACAAAAGACTTTTCTTGTgaaaatattgatatttattgACTGATCTGCTCTACTCCCATTTCTACTGACATTGTGCAcaaattcacattcacagttcaaaaaaatatatataacttTACATCTTCAGCTGCATATAAAGAAAGCATGGCTCcaaggagggagggtgaggacaaGGAAAAGGCAGGAGAGGGGAGCAAGACTTTGGTTGAGATATCAAACCCTCTTATGTACAAAAGCTCTCGTCCGTGAATTCCTCAatactgcatatatacatatatattttcaatATATATCTTATATAATCACATCCATCAGTTTACCACTTGTCATGTATTGCTCAGCAAGTAATTTTAGATCTGCTTTGTTTCCCAGAGAAATGTCTTGTGCAGTGTGGCGTAATGTAACACCGACAGTCAGTTCAGAGCTTCTGAGTGCCtgagaggtgaaggagaagagggggaggatgggATTTAAGGAATGTGAGTGCAAGGAGGGATGAAAAGACTGGAGGGGGTCTAGACGATTCCATATTTCGCCAGGTCGCTGAGCTCCATGTCGCCGAAGGCCTCCCATGGGCAAACCACTGTGATGTCTGTGCCGAGACCCTCCATGCCGGGGATGTCGTCCCCGAATCTGATTGGAAAACAAGAAACACGTCAAAACCTGCTTTCCAGTGAATGTCAACACTTGGGTTTTTCATTGGGTATgtgcccagcccagcccagctcACCCCTTCTGGCCCGGCTTGGGGGCCTTGCTCTTGAAGGTGCGAGTGGTCCTCTGCTTGAACTTGGGAGGAGCCTTCTTGTCAGCGGGAGTTGCAACATCTGCCATTGTGTTTAgttactgagagagaaagaaagagaaacgaCGGTCAGTGAGTTAGCTTTGATGTGCAAAACAGTTCTTCAGTTGCTCTTCCTCAGCTTGtccttatccccccccccccccccccccccccccgctgcctCCAGCCTGAGTGATAACACCTTCAGGTTAGGAGACACACACTAAAGCTGTTTTATAACTCCATAAGACCCTGTTACACAAACAGCCCCTACTCTGTGTGCCCAGAGTAAAAATTAGCCTAATCTCTGTCTATTTTTACACCTTGGCTTTAGACATTACTCTTGGGACCAAAATACCACCCAATTTACCTGATTCCCTAGTTCGGCTGAAGTCAACAGGAATGTTGTGTAAGTAATAAACCCCGAGTGTAAGGAGATTTTTTTCACTAAACCATTAATTCTCAATCTGCTTTAATCTCATCCCTTCCTGACCTCACTTGACTGGACTTCCTATCTTACAGGAAAGCTCAGCAAAGCTCTTGCCTGAGCTCTTAGTTGAAAGGCACTTTGACCTCACTCATTCCTTTGTGCTCATGATGTTTACTCTGAACACAAATCATTATGTTTTTGTGGAATCTGCCATAAAGTCAGCAGATATCCAATCACGATTCCTGCATTTCACACATATCTTGTTGTCTAATGTAGTGTGAAATGGAACGGAATGGAATGACAGCAACTTTTCTCAtggtccaagacaaatttctctaCAGAGACCATTAAATCTAAAACAATCAAGTCAATATACAATATTTCCTGTATGGCTATTTTAGCTGCATGTCTGCTATCCAGTGGCCAAGGGAAAGATGATCTGCATCGATCATTAAATATGTGCAGATATCAATTGTGCCTATGGATGCTAACTTATCTGTTTGTCTAGTCAGGATCAACACAGCTAGTAACATCCTGTGTTTTCTCCAGTACAGTATGATGGAAGCACCTGAAAATTTTTATCCCCCATTTGGAGAAAGTGACACCtcttcttacaaaatgattgatagcacaaattGAAATCAAGTTATGGAAATGATTGTAGATAAAGTAAATCCTTGGTAGGCAAAATACTAGACAatatcctctatattttagagatatctaatttaatttgatttagaACACTTCACATGTTCAGTTAACATTCACACGTTGAGCAGAAAAATAACACaggatgtgttgaaaataacaTCAATCATAGGTAAGTCTTCCTCTTCACACCATGCAAGTAAGACGATGTTTCATGAAATCCATCTTTCCCTGACTTTCTTCAGGGTTTTTCAAGCACTGATATTTAGGATTCTGTTCATTCTGTTTATGTCAGATTAGTAAGTGACAGAACACCAACAATACCTTTTGCTTTATCTAGAGCATCTAGGGCAAAATGACTGAATGAGGAGGAGTTAATACTCAAATAGTCTGAGGCCTCCACTAAGAGAACAACACCTACAAGTACAGATACTTTAGCCTTTCACATATTTTTAGATAAAAGCCAATTTACTGTAGTTCTACCATAGAAAAGGTACTTCTACCACTCACTATTTATTTAAAGGCATCTTTTCTAAGCACTTTTCTGCAGATCTCATTCATGCTGAAACCGTATGTTCTATATCCATTAATGGAGAAAGTAATTAACTATTAGCCAAAGGTCCAAGCAGGGTAAAAGTCGTAGTTTGGTCCTACCTGTCTCTGCAGTGGGACGCTGTGTCTCTCAGATGAGCTTCTTGCTTGTGTCTTTCTGGTCTCTGTCCTGCTGTCGTCTTTTATACTCCTCCTGCTAATCCTCCTAACATGCTCGCTTTGTCATTCCCACGCTCTTTAACTCCACTGTCCTCCTTTTTCACACCTCCCTCTAATTGGCCTTACTCTCCTCTATTAGATTAAGGGAGGGCTCAAAAGATGAAGGCTATTGAAGTCCAGTAGTCTAATGTGGGGGATAAAAATGGATGAGCCATCCCATGTGAAGGAGTTGTTTACATAAGACGACTCAAAACAACTAAGaaggattttcatttttaacactGAACAATATGAGCCTTTGAGTACAGGATGCTTTCCTTGGCCTGATTGGAAGAATAATCCAGCCTGGTGCAGTTTTCTAGATGCATACCTGCTCCATTGGAAAGTTTTCCAAGCAAGTCAGTTGTAGCAGTATAGCAAGCTGTAGTATTTATTCCCCAGACCTCACAAGTTGCTGAAACATAGGCACTagtatttttttcattgctATAAATGAAACTGGTTGTTACTCAGCATTTAGCAAATTTACCATAACTTTTTTAAAAGATTCAGTTACAGTCTCCAGTAATTTATAGCCACATTTCACTATTTAATAAAAACTAGTCGCAGTTCAATTCAATATTCATGTTCCTGCTTTACAGTTGCAAATCAAACACTTGGGAATTGAATTATATGGGGCCACCAATCAACTTTATGTCATTTATAAATCTCTTTGAATTCTTACAAATAAATATTCCAGTCTTCACAGTAATGAATCATTTGACCATACTGATGCTATTGAATTACCAGTTCCTGTTACAGCTCCTATAAGGGACTATTCCACCGTTACTATTGAATATTATACTACCTCCAGACACTTTAAATCTGTTTCCgaattcatataaaaaaataataagtgTATTCTTCTGGGGGACAGTTAAGCTGCTACAATGCTGTCCTTCTTTAACCTCAGTCCCACTACAAATAAAATGCCCTAAATGAGGTGAGGGATTAAAAGGTTAAGAAAGGTGAAGTGTACTTTAAGTTGTCACTAAGTGATTTATTACCTGAATGATGAGTACAGTCCTACTCTATTCTGAACTCATAGGCAATGAAGTTGGTAGTTTATGATTCATAAGGTACCAACTTCATTAATTTCACAATCTAGATAGGTAAATTTACCTGATGCCATGCTTGTTGTACCTCCTGTTCGGTGGTGTCTGTGGTGTGGAGATGACTGTGTTACACCTGGTTGATCCTGGCTCCTTGCCAAAAATACTatttttctgagtttttttcttgcaaatttctgactttaatctcagaatttctgAGTGTTATCTGACAAATTTTtgagtttaatctcagaaattctgagttttttctcagaatattaaCCCCTCCCCCCGGCTgcggtataaaaaaaaaaatctacaattTCCCAAATAGGCTACTCTTCTGTAGTTCAGTCTCCAAATCTAACTTAGGTTTGAATTCAGGTCCATTTGGTCATTGAAAGCAGATATAGACTTCAATATTGATGTGGGTTAATTTATAATACAATGAGAGCTAATACAGGGAGTAAGGACCATAATTGCTGTGAGACTTTATGCAAGATTGTCCAAGATGGGAAATTGCTCTTTCAACAAGTCAGCCATGGTGTTTTaaacacaacacatgcacacattttgaACAAAAAGTGTGTTCTGTGATTAAACAAAGATAAACTGTGTGTAGACTTTACTAAAATATTCAATTTTTACAAGTGGGTGGGGTTCTCAGGCTGCAGAAGTATATGGATGGATAAAATATGGTTGATATGGGTGGTGACAGTACAGACAATGAATATTACTGActctgaaagtttttttttttgtttgtttgcttaatTTGCCATTGGTGACCTCTTAAATCACAATGATGCAATGTTTAGTCACATTTTACcagcttcatttttttttgttgctttttgttGTTTAGGTTGGCTTTAACTTGATTATCATGCTACTTATCACATATCACAATATACTTAGCTATTGTCATGATTGCCACAAACAGACACCTGTATAAAGAAAATTTGACACATGTTGACTGAAATATCTACCTTGAAATACACCTTATATTTATACCTGGTTAACCTTTGCCTCATCTATTTGCAGCTGAGCTGAGACATAAGAGGGGCTGAAAACATGAGAGAGCAAAGCTGACAAATGTAAGAATGACAGAATGAACATCTAATGGGATTAGCTGGAGGACTTTaaaagggaggcagagagaggagtgacacATGCAAGAAAGACATCTGATACCAACTCATCACACCATCAGCAGCACACTGTGCAACTGCAACCACAGGTAGGCTGAAACTGCACTTTTCTCATCTTAGGTGTATGGTGCTGAGAATCACAGGCTTTAGCTGCTTCGCTAGATCGACTGAGCTGCTTGAAATTCATTGTTTTTGCAACAAGCCgctcacagagacagagagtaacTGAGACAGTGATTCCTTGATAGAGTATTATCTCTGAGGTGGAGTTGAACTGGGACTGTTGAAGGTTTTCACTGAGAATACTTCATGGTAattctgtgtatttgtctgtgctGGTCTGCCTGTAGATCTCTCTATCTACAGTACTGTTCAGAGATCAGGCCAGGCTCTTAAAAACAGATGCATACCACAAATTCATAATCACAGTAGATAATGTTGTTGGTCTCCTGTACCTGTCAGTTAACCTCTTTGTTTACTTGAGATAAATAGATAATCTTAGAGGTATTTTGGGCATTGCTTATATATTTCAGTCTCTTAATGCGTAGTTTGATGACCAGTTGATGGGCTTCTTGAAGTGGAAGAGAGAAACATCACGGCTAACATGGGGAATGATTTTAATGATGCCTCTATGAGGGGAAATTCTTGCTTCATGGTAGCAGAGCGGTCTACAAGGAGCtcagaaacatttttttgtctttctctctcagtaacTAAACACAATGGCAGATGTTGCAACTCCCGCCGACAAGAAGGCTCCTCCCAAGTTCAAGCAGAGGACCACTCGCACCTTCAAGAGCAAGGCCCCCAAGCCTGGCCAGAAGGGGTGAGCTGGACTTAggctgacacacaaacacacacacacacacacacagactataaTTCTTCTACAAGAGGCTGCACAGTGCTCAGCATGTAGTTTATAGTGTAAATCTCAGCAAAAACTCCTCCTTGTATCTCTCAACTTTACCAACGTATACTCATAAGAgttttttctgtcttgtccaatcagattcGGGGACGACATCCCCGGCATGGAGGGTCTCGGCACAGACATCACAGTGGTTTGCCCATGGGAGGCCTTCGGCGACATGGAGCTCAGCGACCTGGCAAAATACGGAATCGTCTAGACCCCCTTCCTCTGCCTTTTACCTCTTCCATGACCACGGCTTTCCTGCAGTTGTTCGCTTTTTGATGAAGTGGTTGAAAATCTCTTCACTTGTGTGTTcctgagaaaaggaaagaaatttAAAGATCTGACCTGGAAAAAAGATCCAGAGCTTTCTCTTGTCTCCCTTTCCACCAACTCCCTTTACCCTTTATCCATATCAACTTTCCTTAACCCTTCTTCCTTCTCACTCTCCATTTTTTCCATCATGACTCTCAGACACCTGGTGATACACCTAAACCCCCCTCCTTTACCACTTATTCCAATCACCTGTTTTCCTTAAatcccttttcttcctctctccccctttcctcagttcccttctcttccctcctggtCTCTTAATGAAAGCTGTCAGCAGCTCTGGACTTGAGCTGGTGCTTtcctgagagagaaggaatcaaACGGACTACATCTTTTGTAATTACGTCAGAGGGTTTGGTATCTGTTGTTATGATATCCAGCACTGTTCTGCTCCCCTCTCCTGCCTTCTCCttgtcctccacctcttctcctTGAGGCTGTTTGT from the Centroberyx gerrardi isolate f3 chromosome 3, fCenGer3.hap1.cur.20231027, whole genome shotgun sequence genome contains:
- the LOC139913718 gene encoding retinal cone rhodopsin-sensitive cGMP 3',5'-cyclic phosphodiesterase subunit gamma-like; the encoded protein is MADVATPADKKAPPKFKQRTTRTFKSKAPKPGQKGFGDDIPGMEGLGTDITVVCPWEAFGDMELSDLAKYGIV
- the LOC139913722 gene encoding retinal cone rhodopsin-sensitive cGMP 3',5'-cyclic phosphodiesterase subunit gamma-like encodes the protein MADVATPADKKAPPKFKQRTTRTFKSKAPKPGQKGFGDDIPGMEGLGTDITVVCPWEAFGDMELSDLAKYGIV